The proteins below come from a single uncultured Dethiosulfovibrio sp. genomic window:
- a CDS encoding thiamine pyrophosphate-dependent enzyme: protein MRESNFDLPGADLAWCPGCGDFKILEALKIALEDLDLKPEDVTVVSGIGQAAKTPHFMKCNFLNGLHGRALSHATGVKAANPSLTVLAIGGDGDMYGEGGNHFLHTIRRNPNITNLVYDNMVYGLTKGQASPTSPKGMTTPIQVRGVASDPVNPLALALVQGATFVARAFSGNLDHTVEIMKAAIGHRGYSLVDIFQPCVSFNKINTFKWFKDNTYVLEDHDPTDRTAAMELSMRTDKYPLGILYCQEGKPTFEDNLGIYGKDTNPLFLKEGSQEALRAIVDSLS from the coding sequence ATGAGAGAATCGAACTTTGACCTTCCCGGGGCGGACCTGGCCTGGTGCCCTGGATGCGGAGACTTTAAGATACTGGAGGCCCTGAAGATAGCACTGGAGGATCTGGATCTCAAGCCCGAGGACGTTACTGTTGTATCGGGCATAGGCCAGGCGGCAAAGACCCCCCACTTTATGAAGTGCAACTTTCTAAACGGCCTCCACGGCAGGGCCTTGAGCCACGCCACCGGCGTAAAAGCCGCCAACCCAAGTCTCACGGTGCTGGCAATCGGCGGAGACGGAGACATGTACGGAGAGGGAGGAAACCACTTCCTCCACACAATACGGCGAAACCCAAACATAACCAACCTGGTTTACGACAACATGGTCTACGGCCTCACCAAGGGGCAGGCCTCCCCTACGTCCCCTAAAGGCATGACCACCCCTATACAGGTTAGAGGGGTAGCCAGCGATCCGGTAAACCCTCTGGCACTGGCCTTAGTTCAAGGGGCCACTTTCGTGGCGAGGGCCTTCTCGGGCAACTTGGACCATACTGTGGAGATAATGAAGGCCGCCATAGGACACAGAGGGTATTCCCTGGTGGACATATTCCAGCCCTGCGTGTCCTTCAATAAGATAAACACCTTTAAGTGGTTCAAGGACAACACCTACGTCCTTGAGGATCACGACCCGACGGACAGGACTGCCGCTATGGAACTATCCATGAGAACGGACAAATATCCCCTTGGAATCCTCTATTGCCAGGAGGGCAAGCCCACCTTCGAGGACAACCTAGGGATCTACGGCAAGGACACAAATCCGCTGTTTTTGAAGGAGGGTTCCCAGGAGGCCCTCAGGGCAATAGTGGACTCGCTATCCTGA
- a CDS encoding L-serine ammonia-lyase, iron-sulfur-dependent, subunit alpha: MFDIKEFLAQEVKPALGCTEPGAVALAVAKATETLAEDVSTVSVIVSDSIFKNGVAVGIPGTGGLRGNLIAAALAVVCGKSQYGLEVLKDATGNDIEAAKEIISAGSISLEADMARHGVYVMAQVAGKNHDATCIIEGTHTNIVTVKKDNEVLFQRDESTLSCTPKSVSSQVAEMDYLKLVSMASTLDDSDVETVMAGVDMNMEIAEYGLNHDVGLGLGKTIKAMAGELYDRDLASQIRAIAAAASDARMDGASLPVMSSAGSGNHGLTAILPVYVAGKFHGKNRREIAEAIAFSHLSTSFTKSRMGRLSPVCGCAVAAGAGAAAGIVHLLGGSVDQSTKAMEIVLGNLVGMVCDGAKETCALKVSTGAAEAYCAAMVALEGKYLKGAQGVVDPSDISKTVDNAVALNVRGMKDVDRVVIDIVSKRLG, from the coding sequence ATGTTCGATATTAAAGAATTTTTAGCTCAAGAGGTAAAGCCTGCACTAGGGTGTACCGAGCCAGGGGCGGTGGCCTTAGCGGTAGCCAAGGCCACCGAGACCCTGGCGGAGGACGTCTCCACCGTATCGGTCATAGTCAGCGACAGCATATTCAAAAATGGGGTGGCAGTAGGCATACCGGGGACAGGGGGACTCAGGGGAAACCTCATAGCCGCCGCTTTAGCGGTGGTTTGCGGAAAGTCCCAGTACGGCTTGGAGGTCCTTAAAGACGCCACGGGAAATGACATCGAGGCGGCGAAGGAGATTATCTCCGCAGGCTCTATCTCCCTTGAGGCTGACATGGCGAGACACGGCGTCTACGTAATGGCCCAGGTAGCCGGAAAAAATCACGATGCTACCTGTATCATAGAGGGCACCCATACCAATATAGTGACCGTCAAAAAGGACAACGAGGTTCTGTTTCAGAGGGACGAATCAACTCTCTCCTGCACGCCTAAATCGGTTTCATCCCAGGTGGCGGAGATGGATTACCTAAAGCTGGTTTCCATGGCATCGACTCTGGACGACTCCGACGTAGAGACGGTGATGGCAGGGGTCGACATGAACATGGAGATCGCCGAGTACGGCCTGAACCACGACGTAGGCCTCGGTCTGGGAAAGACCATCAAGGCCATGGCGGGAGAGCTGTACGACCGAGATCTGGCCTCCCAGATAAGGGCCATCGCCGCAGCGGCATCGGACGCAAGAATGGACGGTGCCTCTCTTCCGGTGATGAGCAGCGCCGGAAGCGGCAATCACGGACTTACCGCAATTCTCCCGGTATACGTGGCGGGCAAGTTTCACGGCAAAAATCGCAGAGAGATAGCGGAGGCCATAGCCTTCAGCCACTTAAGCACCAGCTTCACAAAAAGCAGGATGGGACGGCTTAGTCCGGTGTGCGGCTGTGCGGTCGCAGCAGGAGCGGGGGCGGCAGCTGGCATAGTTCACCTGCTGGGAGGTTCTGTGGATCAATCCACCAAGGCTATGGAGATAGTCCTCGGCAACCTGGTCGGGATGGTATGCGACGGGGCTAAGGAAACCTGTGCCCTGAAGGTCTCTACCGGAGCCGCCGAAGCCTACTGCGCCGCGATGGTGGCCCTTGAGGGCAAATACCTAAAGGGAGCCCAAGGAGTGGTAGACCCATCGGACATATCGAAGACCGTGGACAACGCCGTGGCCCTTAACGTCAGAGGGATGAAGGACGTCGACAGAGTGGTTATCGACATAGTGTCTAAAAGACTTGGATAG
- a CDS encoding 2-oxoacid:acceptor oxidoreductase subunit alpha: MALDRDLSVVICGAAGLGVQTVEDILVRVLKRSGYHVFATREYMSRVRGGNNSTEVRIASEPVDGLVDRIDLLVALSPGIRKNIQSRIDKDTVIVADGSVVTDQCLKEHLKFNDIPLTSMAKEAGSQLYSNVIAAGIVLGLTDSSEEEAVDFFRSRFGKKGDETVEQNASACKRGGKLGTEIRERFPHLPSPSKGNTSDRKIVGGSEAVAMGAIAGGCDFVTAYPMAPATGVLGFAAKNALKLGIAVEQVEDEISAINMAVGASYAGASPLVTTSGGGFSLMYEGFSLAGVAETPLVVHLGQRPGPATGMATRTEQADLNLAVHAGHGEFPRLVMAPGTLEEAFQLTAKAFQMVHRYQVQSVILTDQYILNTIRDVPTETFSAPEPDKCIVKSDPKYRRYEDTPDGVSPRSVPGYGDGLVGCDSHEHDEEGHVFEDFELRVRMSDKRFRKERWLKDDGVPGKLSGPDSWTRLIVCWGSTGPMVEEALEELKLSNTALLRIRQIWPMVDQDLALIQSARELIVVEGNHDGQLEGQIRKLTGREADGHLRNYCGLQFSVEQVREGLSRITDQEE, from the coding sequence ATGGCTTTAGATAGGGATCTTTCGGTCGTCATATGCGGGGCGGCGGGGCTTGGAGTTCAGACCGTGGAGGATATCCTGGTCAGGGTGCTCAAGAGATCGGGCTACCACGTGTTCGCCACCAGGGAGTACATGTCCAGAGTAAGAGGGGGCAACAACTCCACGGAAGTGAGAATCGCATCAGAGCCGGTGGACGGCCTGGTGGACAGGATAGATCTGCTGGTGGCCCTGAGTCCGGGGATCAGAAAAAACATCCAGAGCAGGATCGATAAGGACACGGTTATCGTCGCCGACGGATCTGTAGTGACCGACCAGTGCCTCAAGGAACACCTAAAATTCAACGACATTCCCCTGACGTCGATGGCCAAAGAGGCGGGATCACAGCTGTACTCCAACGTCATAGCCGCCGGGATCGTACTGGGCCTCACCGACTCGTCGGAGGAGGAGGCGGTCGATTTTTTCCGCTCTAGATTCGGCAAAAAGGGAGACGAGACGGTGGAACAGAACGCCTCGGCCTGCAAAAGAGGGGGAAAACTGGGAACGGAGATAAGGGAACGGTTTCCCCATCTTCCCTCGCCCTCTAAAGGCAACACCTCGGACAGAAAGATCGTCGGAGGTTCCGAGGCGGTGGCGATGGGGGCCATAGCTGGAGGATGCGACTTCGTCACAGCCTACCCTATGGCCCCGGCCACAGGTGTGCTGGGCTTTGCGGCTAAAAATGCCCTTAAACTCGGGATCGCCGTGGAGCAGGTGGAGGACGAGATATCGGCTATAAACATGGCCGTAGGGGCCTCCTACGCCGGGGCCAGCCCGTTGGTCACAACCTCCGGCGGGGGATTCTCCCTGATGTACGAGGGATTCAGCCTGGCGGGAGTAGCGGAGACTCCACTGGTGGTCCACCTAGGGCAGAGACCCGGCCCGGCCACCGGTATGGCGACCAGGACCGAGCAAGCCGACCTAAACCTGGCGGTCCACGCCGGCCACGGCGAGTTTCCCAGGCTGGTCATGGCCCCAGGAACCCTGGAGGAGGCCTTTCAACTCACAGCCAAGGCGTTTCAGATGGTCCACCGGTATCAGGTCCAGTCGGTGATCCTGACGGACCAGTACATACTGAACACCATCAGAGACGTCCCGACGGAGACCTTTTCAGCCCCTGAGCCGGATAAGTGCATAGTAAAGTCGGACCCAAAATACCGCCGCTACGAAGACACGCCCGACGGCGTATCCCCAAGGTCCGTGCCGGGATACGGGGATGGATTGGTCGGCTGCGACAGCCACGAGCACGACGAGGAGGGCCACGTATTCGAGGACTTCGAGCTTCGGGTTCGGATGTCCGACAAGAGGTTCCGAAAGGAGCGGTGGCTTAAAGACGACGGAGTACCGGGAAAGCTGTCCGGCCCGGACAGCTGGACCAGGCTGATAGTCTGCTGGGGCTCCACTGGTCCCATGGTGGAGGAGGCCCTCGAGGAATTGAAGCTATCCAATACCGCACTGCTTAGGATCAGGCAGATATGGCCAATGGTGGACCAGGACCTGGCGCTGATCCAGTCGGCCAGAGAGCTTATAGTCGTCGAGGGCAACCACGATGGCCAGCTTGAGGGACAGATAAGGAAGCTAACCGGAAGGGAAGCCGACGGCCACCTGAGAAACTACTGCGGACTTCAATTTTCTGTGGAACAGGTCCGAGAGGGCCTTTCCAGGATAACCGACCAGGAGGAATAA
- a CDS encoding M20 family metallopeptidase, translating into MIDVSEVYGRAKGLASWLRDLRRDFHRHPELSMKEFRTSDKVAEVLTELGIPFEKGVGGTGIVARIGGTGPAVALRADMDALPMDEVPGREYGSTCPGVMHSCGHDAHTAMLLGAGSLLSSMELPGPVVLVFQPGEEIAEGASAMVETGFMESHDVKAIFGLHVHIPLSVGQIGVNKDRCCASVDNFRAVIKGRKAHGAYPNLGKDAIVMAGQALVQLQSVVAREVDPLDGAVLTVGTIHGGTAPNIISDEVVMEGTLRSHRPQDRELLSRRVVEIVSSVASCGGGEGEVSFNKGCPAVINDLAMSDMIISTGRDMLGESEVFLLERPTMGGEDFSFFSRKVPGGFFRLGAGSEAKGITYPAHTSDFDIDEDCLPVGSAMLTELALRWHSSRA; encoded by the coding sequence ATGATAGATGTCTCTGAGGTATACGGTAGGGCGAAAGGACTGGCTTCCTGGCTGAGGGATCTCAGACGGGATTTTCATCGCCATCCGGAGCTTTCGATGAAAGAGTTCCGAACCTCCGATAAGGTGGCTGAGGTGTTGACGGAACTGGGCATCCCCTTTGAAAAAGGTGTCGGTGGAACGGGTATAGTGGCTAGAATTGGAGGGACTGGCCCTGCGGTGGCCCTCCGTGCCGACATGGACGCTCTCCCTATGGACGAGGTGCCCGGCAGAGAGTATGGCTCGACCTGTCCAGGTGTCATGCACAGCTGTGGTCACGATGCCCATACAGCTATGTTGCTCGGCGCTGGGTCCCTTCTCTCCTCTATGGAGCTTCCTGGTCCGGTGGTGCTGGTGTTTCAGCCCGGAGAGGAGATAGCAGAAGGGGCTTCCGCTATGGTGGAGACGGGGTTTATGGAAAGCCACGATGTAAAGGCGATCTTCGGCCTTCACGTCCATATTCCCCTCTCCGTCGGTCAGATAGGGGTCAATAAAGACCGCTGTTGTGCGTCGGTGGACAACTTTCGGGCGGTCATAAAGGGCAGAAAAGCCCATGGGGCTTACCCTAATCTAGGCAAAGACGCCATAGTCATGGCGGGGCAGGCCCTGGTTCAGCTTCAATCGGTAGTCGCTAGAGAGGTAGACCCTCTGGACGGGGCTGTCCTGACCGTAGGGACTATCCACGGTGGGACCGCCCCTAACATAATCTCCGATGAGGTGGTTATGGAGGGGACGTTGCGATCCCACAGACCTCAGGACAGAGAACTTCTATCCCGAAGGGTGGTCGAGATAGTGTCCTCCGTGGCGTCCTGTGGAGGCGGTGAGGGGGAGGTTTCCTTCAACAAAGGCTGTCCTGCTGTCATAAACGACCTGGCTATGTCCGACATGATCATCTCAACCGGCAGGGACATGCTAGGCGAGAGCGAGGTATTCCTCCTTGAGCGTCCCACCATGGGGGGAGAGGATTTTTCCTTTTTCTCTCGGAAGGTTCCTGGGGGGTTCTTCCGTCTCGGCGCGGGAAGCGAGGCTAAGGGAATAACCTATCCCGCCCACACCTCCGATTTCGATATAGACGAAGACTGTCTCCCTGTAGGGTCCGCCATGCTGACCGAGCTGGCCCTTCGGTGGCACTCCTCCAGGGCCTAG
- a CDS encoding GntR family transcriptional regulator has protein sequence MVLKNKNSSEIPSTNKEKIYSAIKEKILSGKLQGGHQIRAAEVAKNYSVSGTPVREALIQLEGEGYVIYEPYKGAVVKSISKKEVQEIFKIRAVLECMAMETALKRMTSEEFREAMALAEKGLNESDPAMLSTINWDFHSYIYQKADMPNLLGLINSIRAPMMRYVRIYHQTVDLKEHNHKHLEILKAGMNGEPEKAAAILKKNLEKACEKIELFLAD, from the coding sequence TTGGTACTAAAAAATAAAAATTCATCCGAGATACCATCTACAAACAAGGAAAAGATTTACTCCGCCATAAAGGAGAAGATCCTCTCCGGCAAGTTACAGGGAGGCCATCAAATTCGGGCAGCGGAGGTGGCCAAAAACTACAGCGTCAGCGGCACCCCTGTCCGAGAGGCCCTCATTCAGCTGGAGGGCGAGGGATACGTGATCTACGAGCCCTATAAAGGAGCGGTAGTCAAGAGCATCTCCAAAAAGGAAGTTCAGGAAATCTTCAAAATCCGAGCGGTGCTGGAGTGCATGGCGATGGAGACCGCCCTCAAAAGGATGACCTCCGAGGAGTTCAGGGAAGCTATGGCTCTGGCAGAAAAGGGTCTGAACGAAAGTGATCCCGCCATGTTGAGCACCATAAACTGGGATTTCCACTCCTACATATACCAAAAAGCGGACATGCCTAACCTTCTAGGATTGATCAACTCCATCAGAGCCCCTATGATGAGGTACGTGAGGATATACCACCAGACCGTCGACCTCAAGGAACACAACCATAAACACCTGGAGATCCTGAAAGCGGGCATGAACGGGGAGCCGGAGAAAGCGGCAGCTATACTGAAAAAGAACCTAGAAAAGGCCTGTGAAAAAATAGAGCTTTTTTTAGCGGACTGA
- a CDS encoding cation diffusion facilitator family transporter, which produces MACHDRASQGMSVSWRGLWIDLGLTLGKIFAGFFGNSAAMVADGVHSLSDAVTDIVAIWGFKMVSVPADSSHRYGHGKFETLCSVFVGVALIAAGLGILWAAGCRILQAIGGDFPEAPGIIAWVAAAISVIVKELLYRYTLSASIRLNSPALKANAWHHRSDAMSSLATLVGIGGAIIWSGWGRVLDPLAGVIVSFMVIKVGWSICFDGADELMEASLPEEVAREIVEIGESVEGVRDLHGLRTRRIGASIAMDFHLLVNPALSVRAGHDIATAVEDVIRDRFGEDTIISVHLEPDEREGMVL; this is translated from the coding sequence ATGGCGTGCCACGATAGAGCCTCTCAGGGAATGTCCGTTTCCTGGAGGGGGCTTTGGATTGATCTGGGATTGACTTTAGGAAAGATCTTCGCCGGATTCTTTGGAAACAGCGCCGCCATGGTCGCCGACGGAGTTCACTCCCTTTCCGACGCCGTCACCGACATAGTGGCTATATGGGGCTTCAAGATGGTCTCCGTTCCGGCGGATAGCTCCCATCGCTACGGTCACGGCAAGTTCGAGACCTTATGTTCAGTCTTCGTAGGTGTAGCTTTGATAGCGGCGGGGTTGGGAATTCTATGGGCAGCAGGGTGTCGAATTCTCCAGGCTATAGGTGGAGACTTCCCCGAGGCCCCGGGGATTATAGCCTGGGTCGCGGCGGCGATCTCGGTGATAGTCAAGGAGCTCCTATATCGCTATACCCTATCGGCGTCCATAAGGTTAAACAGCCCCGCATTGAAGGCTAACGCATGGCATCACAGATCCGACGCCATGTCCTCCTTAGCGACCTTGGTCGGAATAGGAGGGGCTATCATTTGGAGTGGCTGGGGGAGGGTGCTCGATCCACTGGCAGGGGTTATCGTCAGCTTTATGGTAATAAAGGTTGGGTGGTCTATCTGTTTTGACGGAGCTGACGAGCTCATGGAGGCTTCTTTGCCCGAGGAGGTCGCCCGGGAGATAGTCGAGATAGGCGAGTCGGTAGAAGGGGTAAGGGATCTCCATGGCCTGAGAACCAGGAGGATAGGGGCCTCTATAGCTATGGATTTTCACCTGCTGGTAAACCCTGCTCTCTCTGTAAGGGCGGGCCACGACATCGCGACAGCGGTGGAGGACGTTATTCGAGATAGATTTGGCGAGGATACCATAATATCGGTACACTTAGAGCCTGACGAAAGAGAGGGGATGGTCCTCTGA
- a CDS encoding metallophosphoesterase, which translates to MRIFFLAFFSVYGSFSLYGALRWASTLPAGAFRNWAVTLGIAAALSFPLGRLNLGIVPEDIRHYLLHIGYLWMAYLPNLVIPAILWDIWRLGRIVLRLPLQAKVSVPVFALWTGLSLAIVAGGWINARYPVTKTISLDIPGTEDRSIRIALMTDLHISSMTSQKWLERVVEKTNGLSPDLILMAGDILDGPDGPKLELIAQGLKGLRAPLGVYGSPGNHEYYLGIGKSQRILESAGVSLLRDRAVLVDGSLWVLGREDVQAPRMGLSRSPLKNIVPSGNEPVVVLDHTPIAPALEEASNGAVDLLLSGHTHRGQLFPFQLITSMIYPLDWGLEKLGGSYVYVSCGVGTWGPPIRTSSRPEIVAVDIKITKNVTE; encoded by the coding sequence ATGAGAATCTTTTTCCTGGCATTCTTCTCCGTATACGGCTCCTTCAGCCTGTACGGTGCGCTCCGGTGGGCCTCCACTCTGCCCGCCGGAGCTTTTCGCAACTGGGCGGTGACGCTTGGTATAGCGGCAGCCCTCTCGTTTCCTCTGGGCAGACTGAACCTGGGGATCGTTCCAGAGGACATCAGGCACTATCTTCTCCACATAGGCTATCTCTGGATGGCCTACTTGCCCAACCTGGTGATCCCAGCCATCCTCTGGGACATATGGAGACTGGGAAGGATCGTCCTTCGTCTTCCTCTTCAGGCAAAAGTAAGCGTGCCGGTCTTCGCCCTGTGGACCGGACTTTCCCTGGCGATCGTCGCCGGAGGGTGGATAAACGCCCGCTATCCTGTGACGAAGACAATCTCTCTGGATATCCCAGGCACGGAGGACCGATCCATAAGGATAGCCCTCATGACCGACCTACACATATCCTCCATGACCTCGCAAAAGTGGCTGGAGCGGGTGGTCGAGAAGACAAACGGCCTATCGCCGGACCTGATACTTATGGCAGGGGATATACTGGACGGCCCCGACGGGCCTAAGTTGGAGCTGATAGCCCAGGGGCTCAAGGGACTGAGGGCCCCGTTAGGGGTCTACGGCTCGCCGGGAAACCACGAATACTATCTGGGCATAGGCAAATCCCAGAGGATACTGGAAAGTGCGGGGGTCAGCTTGCTCAGGGACAGGGCAGTCCTGGTAGACGGCTCCCTGTGGGTGCTGGGCAGGGAGGACGTCCAGGCTCCTAGAATGGGCCTCTCCAGGTCGCCGCTGAAAAACATCGTGCCCAGTGGGAATGAACCGGTGGTGGTGCTCGATCATACTCCCATAGCTCCAGCCCTAGAAGAAGCGTCCAATGGGGCAGTGGACCTGCTACTGTCAGGCCATACCCACCGAGGACAGCTCTTCCCGTTCCAGTTGATCACATCTATGATATACCCTCTGGACTGGGGATTGGAAAAGCTCGGAGGTTCCTATGTCTACGTTTCCTGCGGTGTCGGCACCTGGGGACCGCCTATCAGGACCAGTTCCAGGCCGGAGATCGTGGCGGTTGACATAAAAATCACGAAAAACGTTACGGAATAG